A DNA window from Zonotrichia albicollis isolate bZonAlb1 chromosome 2, bZonAlb1.hap1, whole genome shotgun sequence contains the following coding sequences:
- the TMEM39A gene encoding transmembrane protein 39A, with translation MPGGRRGPSRQQLSRSALPSLQTLVGGSCGNGTGLRNRNGSAISLSAPPITALITPEPVRHCRIPDLPLDGSLLFEFLFFIYLLVALFIQYINIYKTVWWYPYNHPASCTSLNFHLIDYHLAAFITVMLARRLVWAIISEASQVGATSLMCYMVRLVLLTLCGWVLCWTLVNLFRSHSVLNLLFLGYPFGVYVPLCCFHQDSRAQPLPADCGYLVQDQVADDGASAVSSLVKDFFSLLWESLREQFNNPTSIPTHSCPLSPDLIRNEVECLKADFNRRIKEVLFNSLFSAYYVAFLPLCFVKSTQYYDMRWSCEHLIMVWINAFVMLTTQLLPPKYCDLLHRSASHLGKWQKLEHGSYSNAPQHIWSENTIWPQGVLVRRSRCLYKAVGPYNVAVPSDVSHARFYFLFHRPLRLLNLLILIEGSVVCYQLYSLLRSEKWNHTLSMALILFCNYYVLFKLLRDRIVLGRAYSYPLNNYGLKAH, from the exons ATGCCCGGTGGAAGGAGGGGACCCAGCCGGCAGCAGCTAAGCCGTTCCGCTTTGCCTTCTCTCCAGACTCTGGTTGGCGGCAGCTGTGGGAACGGGACTGGTCTGAGGAACAG GAATGGTAGTGCCATCAGCCTGTCAGCGCCTCCGATCACAGCGCTGATTACTCCAGAGCCTGTGCGTCACTGCCGGATCCCTGACCTGCCGTTGGATGGGAGCCTTCTCTTTGAATTCCTCTTCTTCATCTACCTTCTGGTAGCCCTCTTCATTCAGTACATCAACATCTACAAGACTGTCTGGTGGTACCCATACAATCACCCTGCTTCCTGCACCTCACTG AATTTTCACCTCATTGACTACCATCTGGCGGCGTTCATCACAGTGATGCTGGCACGGAGGCTGGTGTGGGCCATTATCTCTGAG GCCTCTCAGGTGGGTGCAACATCGCTGATGTGCTACATGGTGCGCCTGGTGCTGCTCACCCTCTGTGGATGGGTGCTCTGCTGGACTCTGGTCAACCTCTTCCGCAGCCATTCTGTTCTCAACCTTCTCTTCCTGGGCTACCC GTTTGGTGTCTACgtccctctgtgctgcttccaccaggacagcagagcacagcctcTACCTGCAGACTGTGGTTACTTGGTACAGGACCAGGTGGCGGATGATGGGGCTTCAGCTGTCAGCAGCCTGGTCAAAGACTTCTTCTCGCtcctgtgggaatccctgagaGAACAGTTCAATAATCCTACATCTATCCCCACCCACAGCTGCCCCCTTTCCCCAGATCTCATCCGCAATGAGGTGGAGTGTCTAAAAGCAGACTTCAACCGCAGGATCAAGGAAGTTCTCTTCAACTCTCTCTTCAGTGCCTACTACGTGGCATTCCTGCCACTGTGCTTTGTGAAG AGCACCCAGTACTATGACATGCGCTGGTCCTGCGAGCACCTCATCATGGTGTGGATCAATGCCTTTGTCATGCTCACCACGCAGCTGCTACCCCCCAAGTACTGTGACCTGCTCCACAGGTCTGCCTCCCACCTCGGCAAGTGGCAGAAACTAGAACATGGCTCCTACAGCAATGCTCCACAGCACAT CTGGTCAGAAAACACAATATGGCCACAGGGAGTTCTGGTGCGACGGAGCCGGTGCCTGTATAAAGCAGTTGGGCCTTACAACGTAGCAGTGCCTTCAGACGTGTCCCATGCCCGCTTTTAT TTCCTCTTTCACCGTCCCTTACGGCTGCTCAACCTGCTGATTCTCATCGAAGGCAGCGTGGTGTGCTACCAGCTCTACTCCCTGCTGCGCTCAGAGAAGTGGAACCACACGCTCTCCATGGCCCTCATCCTTTTCTGCAATTATTATGTCTTATTTAAGCTCCTCCGGGACCGCATAGTATTAGGCAGGGCATACTCGTACCCACTTAACAACTATGGACTCAAGGCACACTAG